In Euphorbia lathyris chromosome 9, ddEupLath1.1, whole genome shotgun sequence, the following are encoded in one genomic region:
- the LOC136207497 gene encoding ethylene-responsive transcription factor LEP-like produces the protein MDSTRNTKKKSPSSPSTSSPSPKKKQQNDVEPSGAVRYLGVRRRPWGRYAAEIRDPSTKERHWLGTFDTAEEAALAYDRSARSMRGLKARTNFIYSDMPPGSSVTSIISPDDHQTQQINNLLAPPPDMIFANLDSSNFDSSNFSNFGGEEWNQNVQMMMPCDDVQLPPLPPDITTSNCYLDNSGFWNETEFLGNQFGQNMNRISSVSDTFSDGFDMASSSSSFFF, from the coding sequence ATGGATTCAACCAGAAACACAAAGAAAAAATCCCCATCATCGCCATCAACATCATCACCATCACCCAAAAAAAAGCAGCAAAACGACGTCGAACCATCAGGAGCAGTGAGATACTTGGGAGTGAGGCGGCGGCCATGGGGCAGATACGCAGCAGAAATAAGAGACCCTTCTACAAAAGAGCGGCACTGGCTCGGCACTTTTGATACTGCGGAAGAAGCTGCTTTAGCCTATGATCGTTCAGCTCGGTCTATGCGAGGTTTAAAAGCTCGTACTAATTTTATTTACTCAGACATGCCTCCTGGTTCTTCTGTTACCTCCATTATTTCACCTGATGATCATCAAACTCAACAAATCAATAATCTCTTAGCTCCTCCTCCTGATATGATTTTCGCTAATCTCGATTCATCTAATTTTGATTCATCTAATTTCTCTAATTTTGGGGGAGAAGAATGGAATCAAAATGTTCAGATGATGATGCCTTGTGATGATGTTCAGTTGCCTCCTTTACCTCCTGATATTACTACTTCAAATTGTTATTTGGATAATAGTGGGTTTTGGAATGAGACTGAGTTTTTGGGGAATCAATTTGGGCAGAATATGAATAGGATTTCATCTGTTTCTGATACTTTCTCTGATGGGTTTGACATggcttcttcttcatcttccttcttcttttaa